In Dolichospermum flos-aquae CCAP 1403/13F, the following proteins share a genomic window:
- a CDS encoding RNA-guided endonuclease InsQ/TnpB family protein produces the protein MFGCQQVLLHSDNETKAIIEYLCHESNSLYNCSVYYARQIWFKTGKIVSGFDLTAQMKNNKHFHAGYASAMQQTCLSVGEAFKSFKQLLAKSKKGELNQKPRVPNYRKPGGLFTVTYPKKWLKLVDNLIRFPLGNQVKAWFGITEFFLPMPSNLEWSDMKEIRILPRNRQFYAEFVYQTEKSIIEIDKSKVIGIDHGIDNWLTCVSNVGTSFIIDGLHLKSLNQWYNKTVANIKEGKPQGFWSNRLAAITEKRNRQMRNAVNKAARIVINHCIDNKIGTIVFGWNQRQKDSADLGKKNNQKFVQIPTAKLKGRIAQLCEQSGIVFVETEESYTSKTSFLDNDVLPTFGAKPEGWKSSGIRITRGQFRTSTGIKINADCNGAVNIIKKVAAIFKFDLSGVGRGALSAPKKVLLWTLQKSPRLQTGES, from the coding sequence GTGTTTGGTTGTCAACAGGTTTTACTTCATAGCGATAATGAAACAAAAGCTATTATTGAGTATCTATGTCATGAATCGAATAGCCTTTATAATTGTTCTGTTTATTATGCACGACAAATTTGGTTTAAAACCGGGAAAATAGTCAGCGGTTTTGATTTAACCGCTCAAATGAAAAACAATAAACATTTTCATGCTGGCTATGCTTCGGCAATGCAACAAACTTGTTTAAGTGTTGGTGAGGCTTTCAAATCATTTAAACAATTACTAGCAAAATCTAAAAAAGGGGAATTAAACCAAAAACCGAGAGTACCTAATTATAGAAAACCCGGAGGTTTATTTACTGTCACGTACCCAAAAAAATGGTTAAAATTAGTAGATAATTTAATTAGGTTTCCACTAGGTAATCAAGTCAAAGCATGGTTTGGGATAACTGAATTTTTCTTACCAATGCCTTCAAATCTGGAATGGTCTGACATGAAAGAAATTCGCATACTCCCTAGAAACCGTCAATTTTATGCTGAGTTTGTTTATCAAACTGAAAAGTCGATTATTGAGATTGACAAGTCTAAAGTAATTGGCATCGACCACGGTATCGATAATTGGTTAACTTGTGTTTCCAACGTGGGAACATCCTTCATAATCGACGGATTACATCTAAAATCTTTGAACCAATGGTATAACAAAACAGTTGCCAACATCAAAGAAGGAAAACCCCAGGGTTTTTGGTCTAACCGACTTGCAGCGATTACCGAAAAGCGTAACCGTCAAATGCGAAACGCTGTTAATAAAGCTGCAAGAATTGTCATCAACCATTGCATAGACAATAAAATTGGCACGATTGTTTTTGGATGGAACCAGAGGCAAAAAGACAGTGCTGATCTGGGCAAAAAGAACAATCAAAAGTTTGTTCAAATACCAACAGCTAAACTCAAAGGACGCATAGCCCAATTATGCGAACAATCGGGTATTGTTTTTGTGGAAACTGAAGAGAGTTATACCTCAAAAACATCGTTTTTAGATAATGATGTTCTACCTACATTTGGTGCAAAACCCGAAGGGTGGAAATCTAGCGGAATTAGGATTACTAGAGGTCAATTTAGAACCTCAACTGGAATCAAAATAAATGCAGACTGCAACGGCGCAGTTAACATAATCAAAAAAGTAGCTGCGATATTTAAGTTTGACTTAAGTGGAGTAGGTAGAGGCGCTTTAAGTGCGCCTAAGAAAGTTCTTTTGTGGACTCTTCAGAAATCCCCGCGTCTTCAGACCGGGGAATCTTAA
- the tnpA gene encoding IS200/IS605 family transposase — protein MRKDSIGYRHNEHSVGLATLHLVWIPKRRKPVLKGDVKLRLSEILDSVAHDKDWIIKAKEIASDHVHLLIEYDEKTPICDVVKAFKGRSSKLLREEFPELKKLPSLWTRSYFYDTSGKVSTSNVMAYINDPHHERH, from the coding sequence ATGAGAAAAGATTCAATAGGATATAGACACAATGAGCATTCTGTTGGTTTAGCTACTCTTCATCTAGTTTGGATACCTAAACGGAGAAAGCCTGTATTAAAGGGTGATGTTAAACTAAGATTATCTGAAATTTTAGATTCTGTTGCTCATGATAAAGATTGGATTATTAAAGCCAAAGAAATAGCCTCAGACCACGTTCACTTGCTTATAGAGTATGACGAAAAAACACCTATCTGTGATGTTGTCAAAGCTTTTAAAGGCCGTAGTTCTAAGTTATTGAGAGAAGAGTTCCCCGAATTAAAAAAACTCCCGTCACTCTGGACTAGAAGCTATTTTTATGATACTTCGGGCAAAGTAAGCACTAGTAACGTGATGGCATATATAAACGATCCACACCATGAAAGACATTAA